The Microterricola viridarii genome segment ATTGCTCCTTGATCGCAGCTGCGAGCGCACTTGACCATTCCGCACCCCGTTGCACCGCCGTACTCAAGGCGGCACGTAGAGCGGATTCGCGGCGACTCGCGATCAGTTCTCTGCGCGCGTCCTGCACTGCGGTGACGATGCGCCGGGCACGCGCCGCGCTCAGCCGCTCCAACCGCAGTACTGAGCTGCCGGTGGTGAACTCAAGGGCAGACCAGGGGAACCCTCGCAGTTGGCGGATCTCAAATCCGCTACCAAGATCACATTCCGCAAACGCGTCACCGGGACGTGAGCCTTGCGTAGCGACCAACGCCTCTCCATCAATGGCGAGCTTCCATGCTGGTGCACGAACGCCTCCGAGACGACGGGCCAGCGCCGACGGCTCCCAGAGTTTCTGCACCTACTGGCCGAGCAAGGTCGCGAGCGTGCTTTCCCCAACGATGGGGATGCCATACTCTCGCGCCTTGCGCGCCTTTCCGGACAGCGAGTCGGGGTCGGCGGCAACAACGAGGGCGACCTTCTTGGTGATGGCCGGCTTGGGAACGAAGCCGCGCGCAGTGAGATCCCGGTGCCAGTCGTCTCGCGGGCGACTCATCTCGCCGGTGAGCACGACGTGGTCGCCGTGCGAGAGCTGGAAGGCGCCAGGCACGATCGCGATACGCGCGTCGTTCCCAGTCTCAACAAGCGCCGCAGGCTGCTGGAACGCAGCCGTCAGATATGCGCCTTCGATCGACAGGAGTTTCGCAACTGCCGCGAGGTCGGCGATCTCGTCGGTGGTGAGCACGCCGTCGGCCCAGGCGATGCGAGTGAGCGCATCGAAGTACTCATGGTGGAGACGCGCACAGGTTTCCCTGCTGATGCTCAATTCGTCGGCTGTGCGGACGAGCGCATCAGATTCGTGTGCCGACAGGAGCCGGTCAATGAGGCAGCGGTCGAGGAGAGCGAGATACTCCTGGTGCTCAGCCGGCCCGGCGAGTTCGGGCAGCTTGATCGCAATGCGTTCCAGAAATGAGGTGGGCTCGGGGGCGCTGGCGAAGCCGCGCGGCCGCCACACCTCGTCTCGGTGGCGCGCGAGCGCACGCGGTGGCCACGGATCAGCGAGGGCGGCATCGATCTGTCGGAACCAAAAGTCGTCGGCATCCGTCGCCCCGATGTACTCCCCCAACAGCCGCGCGGTGGCCAAAGCGTCGGCACTGGCCCGGTGTGCATCATCGAGATCGATATCGAAGGCGGCGCAGCAGTCCGCAAGGGATCTGCCTGCGCCGGGGATGAGCTCGGCGGCCAGCTGCATCGTGCACAGCGTGTGCAGCTGGGGGCCAATCTCGTAGCCTGATCGGGCAAGCTCGTGCACAAGGAAGCGCGAGTCGAAGCTGGCGTTATGGGCGACGACGACGCGGCCGTCGAGCAGTTCGACGAGGTGGCCGGCGATGTCGTCGAAACTCGGCGCGTTGAGCACGTCACGGGCACGGATGCCGTGGATGTGCTGCGCGCCGATGTCGCGTTTGGGATTGACCAGCGTCTCCCATTGCCCGGTAACTCGGCCGAGCTCGTTGACGTGCACGACGGCGACCTCGACGACACGGTCATGTTTGGCGGGGCTGAACCCGGTTGTCTCGAAGTCGATCACTGCGAAGCCTGCGCTGGCCATCTATTCCCCCTTGGATGAACACCTTCGACCCTATGGGGAGGCTTTGACAGCGCGCGAACCACGTTCTGGGGTGGACGCCACAAGCCACCGGGTTCAGGCCGCGACTTGAGCGGACGCCATTTGAGTGCGATGCCACGCCAGGTAGTCCGGCCCGGGACCATGCGATCCAGATGGAAGGAGGAGCGTGTTGGAGAGCCCGGCCTCGCCGAAATTGTGCCGGAACCTCGCGTCGCGCTCGATGGCCGCCTCCAGCTGACTCGACCGTTGGATGCGACCGTCATCCGTCACCGAGAAGAGAAAGCCCTCGAACGCGGCATCGTGGGTCGGGCACGCAGCCGGCCCATTCTGCGGATCGATGCGCTCGTAGTTCACCACCTATTACACGCTGCGCACTCGAGGCTTAGAGATCGAACAGCTTCATTGCTCGAGCAGCCAGCTCATCGGTTCGCGCAGCAATATCGTTCTGGTTGAAGTGCTCAGCAACAGCGAGACCAGCGTTCAGATTCAGGCCGTTCTTGTACCCGATGTAGTTCCCTCTCTGGTCTTTGCGATCTCGCTTCTCTGCGAAAGACTTGTTGCTCAGGGTGCTGTTGTATCCCGTGATCGTCAGGTTGCCGAGGCTGTGCACCATTCGTTCCTGAATTCGTTTAGCTTCGTCGAGATTTCCCCCCATCTCGGCAACCCATGCATCGGGAATATTCTCACCCTGGGGAAAGACGTGTTCAATTGACCAGACATACTTCTTGTTCTCACGCACCCATAGGTCTGCCCAAATCTCCTTCGTCTCGCTCTCTTTTGCTAGGGCAATCAAGATGAAACGGGCCGTATCAGCGTTGAGATCATAGATGGGCCCACGAAGCGCATTCAGCATCAACTCGTCAGACGCGGCAACGGCTCGAAGTGCAACCGCGACAAGCTCCACGATGTCCGCATCGGGCTCGCGTCGATTGATCGATCCAACGAGTTCCATGAATAGCCTGGTGAGGATGTTGGTCTGTGGGTGCCCAGTGAGGTTTCGACGCACAAAGAACCGGGTGAGCGTTTGTGTGACGAGAGCCATCTGAGAATCGTCCAATCGGAACGCTTCCCTCTCGTTTTCGAGATACATCAGGAGCAGGTACGCGGGGCTTCCCTGTGCCCGGGCTAGGTCGGCAAGTGCTGCATCGAATGCCGTCGTGCTCGCCCCCACATCCATTCGCCCCAGAATTCTGCGATAGGAACGACCCGCCCGCGTGAGCTGGGTCAGGAGCCGATCCAAGTCGTGATCGAGGAGCTCACCGTAGACCTTGATCAGATTTGATTTAGTGGCGATAGCCACGCCGGGGATGACCGGCCACTGCGATTTGTATGCGTTGTA includes the following:
- a CDS encoding exonuclease domain-containing protein; the protein is MASAGFAVIDFETTGFSPAKHDRVVEVAVVHVNELGRVTGQWETLVNPKRDIGAQHIHGIRARDVLNAPSFDDIAGHLVELLDGRVVVAHNASFDSRFLVHELARSGYEIGPQLHTLCTMQLAAELIPGAGRSLADCCAAFDIDLDDAHRASADALATARLLGEYIGATDADDFWFRQIDAALADPWPPRALARHRDEVWRPRGFASAPEPTSFLERIAIKLPELAGPAEHQEYLALLDRCLIDRLLSAHESDALVRTADELSISRETCARLHHEYFDALTRIAWADGVLTTDEIADLAAVAKLLSIEGAYLTAAFQQPAALVETGNDARIAIVPGAFQLSHGDHVVLTGEMSRPRDDWHRDLTARGFVPKPAITKKVALVVAADPDSLSGKARKAREYGIPIVGESTLATLLGQ
- a CDS encoding DUF262 domain-containing protein, producing the protein MIKSVLNYPVYSLLSPENTVVYTVPRYQREYSWAKPQWDELFDDLVEADPQSGHFLGTIICVDRTVDSAKEIVVELIDGQQRMTTLSILLAAVYALLAKEEGELDEDDKVDLSNLRRQLALRGRGGSKAAARLRPQRQNSNYEDYLNVLVDAGVQVEAPSVSNLGNRRIMRAYRHFQARLENHIVEREESRVSTLLGILENVKNAVLVKLEVGNYADAYVLFESLNNRGLPLTPIDLIKNNLLSSSEIDGDDKVEGAFDRWKELLEDLGDDYSNQERFFRQYYNAYKSQWPVIPGVAIATKSNLIKVYGELLDHDLDRLLTQLTRAGRSYRRILGRMDVGASTTAFDAALADLARAQGSPAYLLLMYLENEREAFRLDDSQMALVTQTLTRFFVRRNLTGHPQTNILTRLFMELVGSINRREPDADIVELVAVALRAVAASDELMLNALRGPIYDLNADTARFILIALAKESETKEIWADLWVRENKKYVWSIEHVFPQGENIPDAWVAEMGGNLDEAKRIQERMVHSLGNLTITGYNSTLSNKSFAEKRDRKDQRGNYIGYKNGLNLNAGLAVAEHFNQNDIAARTDELAARAMKLFDL